ATTTTCAGGATAAATTCGAGCTTGTCGACTGGATATATTATAATGAAGCTATCGCGCTTCTTACAAACGATCTTACATTTGAAACGTGGGGCACAAGGGTTCAGCAGATGCTGACTGTTATGAAAAACGAGGCGTATTTTTATCAAAATGCCCTAAAAGCATCGGGACAAAACGGATTTGAGGATTATCTTTTCAGCGTCGCAAGAGAGCTGTTTTGCGGTATAATCGATAGAATCGCGCCGCAGGGGGCGCTGACTGAGGAGGAAAGGGATTTCATTGCCGAGTTTTACTCATACGGCATAGTCGGCATAATCCTGTCATGGGCGAGAAAAGGAATGAAAGAAACGCCGGAATACATAACCGATCAGTTGAAAAACCTTGTTTACGACACGCAGAAATTTGCCGTCATTCGTTACATGCAAAAGTCATAAAGAACATTTCACGCGCGGCTTCTTCGTCTGACTCTCTGCATATCGCAAGCAGTTTATCATATATCTCTTTAAATTCGCTTCGTGAAAGCCTGTGGGCACATGAAGCAGAGCCGAGTTCCACAAGGTTCCTTGCACAGCGCTCAGGCGAGCGGCGCATCCTTTTTAAAGCAATATCTACGGCGACGCTTTGCGCCGCCCTTTTTATTTTCCTTTCTATAGTCATGACGTGTACCCTCACAGCATATTATTTTATCTGACATCAGTTAAAGTGTAAGCCTATAAAATTTGCGTGCATATAGACAAATCGGTTGATTTGTCGTAAAATGCGACAGTTTTATTTAGGTGTAATTATTTTTGACAACGGATTAAATGTGTCTAATTACAATTATGCTTCTCCATGCTAAACTTGATGCCGTTAATGATTTGCGAAGGAGAATGAACATGAAAAAACGAAACACGATGATAATCTGTGTCATAATAGGGGTAATCCTTATTCCGCTTATGTACAGCT
The DNA window shown above is from Bacillota bacterium and carries:
- the dhaS gene encoding dihydroxyacetone kinase transcriptional activator DhaS, with translation MSDSMITKKAIAFGLKELMKKKSFEKITIADITEICGLNRQTFYYHFQDKFELVDWIYYNEAIALLTNDLTFETWGTRVQQMLTVMKNEAYFYQNALKASGQNGFEDYLFSVARELFCGIIDRIAPQGALTEEERDFIAEFYSYGIVGIILSWARKGMKETPEYITDQLKNLVYDTQKFAVIRYMQKS